In the genome of Fulvivirga maritima, one region contains:
- the hpf gene encoding ribosome hibernation-promoting factor, HPF/YfiA family, with the protein MKLQMHSIHFDADQKLIDFVQKKVDKLETFYDRVIDGEVFFRLNNSGVENKTVEIKLNIPGNQLFAKEDAKSFEEATDLATEALRRQLRKFKVKQMAH; encoded by the coding sequence ATGAAGTTACAAATGCACTCAATCCACTTCGATGCCGATCAAAAGCTGATCGATTTCGTCCAAAAGAAAGTAGATAAGTTGGAGACATTTTACGATAGGGTGATTGATGGAGAAGTGTTTTTTAGGTTAAACAACTCTGGAGTTGAAAACAAAACCGTAGAAATAAAACTAAATATACCAGGGAATCAGCTTTTTGCTAAAGAAGATGCGAAAAGTTTTGAGGAGGCCACTGACCTGGCTACTGAAGCATTAAGAAGACAACTCAGAAAATTTAAGGTTAAACAAATGGCGCATTAA
- a CDS encoding tyrosine-type recombinase/integrase — protein sequence MREKFLKYLQYEKRYSKHTVASYSHDLEQLEDFVHTNFPDQELVSVNHNILRTWILDLVDQGLEPRSVNRKIACLRSFYKFLLKSEVIEKDPTTKLRVLKTSKKLPQFVQENEMMKLLDNFEFGANFPEKRDQLILELLYGTGIRLSELISLKVSDVNQADRTLKVLGKRNKERVLPYSVSLSKTLSEYLTLKNKHDFIKDSERLIVTDAGENCYPMMIYRTVKKYLNLFTTIEKRSPHVLRHTFATHLLNKGAELNAVKDLLGHTSLAATQVYTHNSLDKLKAVFEQAHPKA from the coding sequence ATGCGGGAAAAATTCCTAAAATACCTACAATACGAAAAGCGTTACAGCAAACACACCGTTGCTTCATACAGTCATGATCTGGAGCAATTGGAAGATTTCGTTCATACTAATTTTCCGGATCAGGAGTTAGTATCAGTTAATCACAATATATTAAGAACCTGGATACTTGATTTAGTAGATCAAGGGCTGGAGCCTCGTTCTGTAAACAGAAAAATTGCCTGCCTAAGATCTTTCTATAAATTTCTGCTTAAGTCAGAGGTTATAGAAAAAGATCCTACTACTAAACTTAGGGTTTTAAAGACAAGTAAGAAATTGCCTCAGTTTGTTCAGGAAAATGAGATGATGAAGCTGCTGGACAATTTTGAGTTTGGTGCTAATTTCCCTGAGAAGAGAGATCAGCTAATCCTGGAGTTGCTTTATGGCACAGGCATTAGGCTGTCAGAACTTATTTCTTTAAAGGTTTCCGATGTTAATCAGGCAGACCGCACATTAAAAGTTTTAGGTAAGAGAAATAAAGAGAGAGTATTGCCGTATTCTGTTTCACTTAGTAAAACCCTGAGTGAATATTTGACATTGAAAAATAAGCACGATTTTATAAAAGATAGTGAAAGACTGATCGTTACTGATGCAGGAGAAAACTGCTATCCAATGATGATCTATCGTACTGTAAAAAAATATTTAAATCTATTTACTACAATAGAAAAACGTAGTCCACATGTGTTGCGTCACACATTTGCTACACACCTCCTCAACAAGGGAGCGGAACTTAATGCGGTAAAAGATCTGCTAGGTCATACTAGCTTGGCCGCTACGCAGGTTTATACCCACAATTCATTGGATAAATTAAAGGCTGTTTTCGAACAGGCGCATCCAAAAGCTTAA
- the rpsU gene encoding 30S ribosomal protein S21: MIVVNVKENESIEKALKRFKKKFEKTGVLKELRGRTFYEKPSVQRRTEIIKAKYRQKKYAEENY; this comes from the coding sequence ATGATCGTAGTAAACGTAAAAGAGAACGAATCAATAGAGAAAGCTCTTAAAAGATTCAAAAAGAAATTCGAAAAAACTGGAGTTCTTAAAGAATTAAGAGGTAGAACTTTCTATGAAAAACCTTCTGTACAGAGAAGAACAGAAATTATTAAAGCAAAATACAGACAGAAAAAATACGCCGAAGAAAATTATTAA
- a CDS encoding acyl-CoA dehydrogenase family protein, with product MVTAEISPTINMEQTENQKMIAEMIRDFGEREIKPFMMDWDEKQEFPVELFKKLGGLGLMGVLVPQEYGGAGFGYHEYVTAILELARIDGSIGLSMAAHNSLCTGHILQFASEDQKQMYLPKLATCEWIGAWGLTEPNTGSDAANMRTVAKEDGDFFVLNGAKNFITHGKSGNVAVVIARTGEVGDSHGMTAFIIEKGTPGFSAGRKENKLGMRASETTELIFQDCKVPKATVIGKVGDGFIQAMKVLDGGRISIAALSLGIAQGALDVSIDYAKERQQFNKPIANYQGISFKLADMATKLEAAKLLTFQAADLKNKGKEVKKESAMAKYYASEVAVENATDAVQIFGGYGYTKDYPAEKYYRDSKLCTIGEGTSEIQKLVISRAILK from the coding sequence ATGGTAACAGCAGAAATTTCCCCGACTATTAATATGGAGCAAACTGAGAATCAAAAAATGATTGCGGAGATGATTCGAGATTTTGGTGAGCGAGAGATAAAACCATTTATGATGGATTGGGATGAGAAACAAGAATTTCCTGTGGAGCTGTTTAAAAAACTAGGCGGCTTGGGGCTAATGGGTGTACTGGTACCTCAGGAATATGGGGGTGCTGGCTTCGGTTATCATGAATATGTAACTGCTATTTTAGAGCTGGCAAGAATAGATGGTTCTATAGGGCTCTCTATGGCAGCACATAATTCTTTATGCACGGGCCATATTTTACAGTTTGCCAGCGAAGATCAAAAACAAATGTATCTGCCTAAACTGGCTACATGCGAATGGATTGGCGCCTGGGGGCTTACTGAGCCCAATACAGGATCTGATGCGGCTAATATGCGTACTGTGGCAAAAGAAGATGGTGACTTTTTTGTGCTTAATGGGGCTAAGAATTTTATTACTCATGGTAAATCTGGTAACGTAGCGGTGGTTATAGCAAGAACCGGAGAGGTGGGAGATTCTCATGGAATGACTGCTTTCATTATAGAAAAAGGAACTCCGGGATTTTCTGCTGGCAGGAAGGAAAATAAGCTAGGCATGAGAGCTTCTGAAACCACCGAACTCATTTTTCAGGACTGTAAAGTGCCTAAGGCCACTGTTATAGGTAAAGTGGGAGATGGTTTTATTCAGGCTATGAAGGTGCTCGACGGGGGCCGAATAAGTATAGCGGCGCTTAGTTTAGGTATAGCACAAGGAGCTTTAGATGTGTCAATAGACTATGCAAAGGAAAGGCAGCAATTTAATAAACCTATAGCCAATTATCAGGGAATATCCTTTAAGCTGGCCGATATGGCTACCAAGTTAGAAGCGGCCAAGCTTCTGACCTTTCAGGCGGCAGACTTAAAAAATAAGGGCAAAGAGGTGAAAAAGGAATCTGCCATGGCTAAATATTATGCCTCAGAAGTGGCGGTAGAAAATGCTACTGATGCGGTACAGATCTTTGGCGGATATGGCTATACTAAAGACTATCCTGCAGAAAAGTATTACAGAGATTCTAAGCTATGCACAATAGGTGAAGGCACTTCGGAGATACAAAAGCTGGTGATTTCAAGAGCTATTTTAAAATAA
- a CDS encoding UDP-glucose dehydrogenase family protein: MKIAVVGTGYVGLVTGTCFAETGNDVTCIDIDEKKVNSLKNGKITIYEPGLEVIFQRNLEQGRLNFTTNLAEGVEGAKIIFLALPTPPGEDGSADLKYVLTVASDLGPILKDYAVIVDKSTVPVGTADKVNAAIKENAKVDFDVVSNPEFLREGVAVDDFMKPDRVVIGTTSEKAKKLMDTLYAPLVRQGNPIIFMDEKSAELTKYAANSFLATKITFMNEIANMCELLGADVDAVRKGVGTDTRIGKRFLFAGIGYGGSCFPKDVQALAKSAQEVNYNFRILKSVMDVNEDQKTKLIPKIKEYFGGDLKGKTIGLWGLSFKPYTDDIREAPSLYNIEKLLEAGAHVKAYDPEGMENVQGQIGEKITYCHDAYSAINGADALLIATEWPVFRTPDFDKVGKLLTNKVIFDGRNLYSREEMKDLGFTYVSIGRETING; this comes from the coding sequence ATGAAAATAGCAGTAGTCGGCACAGGCTATGTCGGGTTAGTTACCGGAACTTGCTTTGCAGAAACCGGAAATGATGTAACATGTATAGACATCGACGAAAAAAAAGTAAATAGTCTTAAAAACGGCAAAATCACCATCTACGAACCAGGCTTGGAAGTAATTTTCCAAAGAAACCTGGAACAAGGCCGCTTAAACTTCACTACTAATCTTGCAGAAGGAGTGGAAGGCGCAAAAATCATATTCTTAGCTCTGCCTACACCTCCTGGAGAAGATGGTTCTGCTGACTTAAAATATGTGCTTACTGTAGCTTCTGACTTAGGTCCAATACTTAAAGACTACGCAGTAATTGTAGACAAAAGTACTGTACCTGTAGGTACTGCAGATAAAGTAAATGCTGCTATTAAAGAAAATGCTAAGGTTGATTTCGATGTAGTTTCTAACCCTGAATTCTTAAGAGAGGGTGTAGCTGTAGATGATTTCATGAAGCCTGATAGAGTGGTAATAGGTACTACTTCTGAAAAAGCTAAAAAACTAATGGACACCTTATATGCTCCTTTGGTTCGTCAGGGTAATCCTATCATTTTCATGGATGAGAAGTCAGCTGAGTTAACTAAATATGCTGCTAACTCATTCTTGGCTACCAAAATCACCTTCATGAACGAAATCGCAAACATGTGCGAATTACTTGGTGCAGATGTTGATGCCGTGAGAAAAGGAGTAGGCACAGATACCAGAATTGGTAAGCGTTTCTTATTTGCTGGTATTGGTTATGGTGGTTCATGTTTCCCTAAAGATGTACAAGCCTTAGCTAAATCTGCTCAGGAAGTAAACTATAACTTCCGCATACTAAAATCAGTAATGGATGTTAACGAAGATCAAAAAACCAAACTTATCCCTAAAATCAAGGAATATTTTGGTGGTGATCTAAAAGGAAAAACTATCGGTCTTTGGGGACTTTCATTTAAGCCTTATACTGATGACATCCGTGAAGCTCCTTCATTATACAATATCGAAAAATTACTAGAAGCTGGTGCACATGTAAAAGCTTATGATCCTGAAGGCATGGAAAATGTGCAAGGACAGATAGGTGAGAAGATCACTTATTGCCATGATGCTTATTCTGCCATTAACGGAGCTGATGCCTTGTTAATAGCTACTGAGTGGCCTGTATTCAGAACACCTGACTTTGATAAGGTAGGTAAACTTCTTACTAACAAAGTAATTTTTGATGGAAGAAATCTTTACTCACGTGAAGAAATGAAAGATTTAGGATTCACTTACGTAAGCATAGGAAGAGAGACTATCAATGGATAA
- a CDS encoding UDP-glucuronic acid decarboxylase family protein yields MDKKRVLITGAAGFLGSHLCDRFMKEGFYVIGMDNLITGNLKNIEHLFADKDFEFHHHDVSNFVHVSGDLDYILHFASPASPIDYLKIPIQTLKVGSLGTHNLLGLAKAKKARMLIASTSEVYGDPMVHPQTEAYYGNVNPIGPRGVYDEAKRFQEAMTMAYHTYHGLETRIVRIFNTYGPRMRLNDGRVLPAFIGQALRGEDLTVFGDGSQTRSFCYVDDLIDGIYRLLFSDYAYPVNIGNPDEITIGEFAEEIIKLTGTDQKVIYQPLPKDDPMQRKPDITKAQEILGWEPKVDRAEGLKITYDYFKTLTEEELFTKEHNTFDGYIKK; encoded by the coding sequence ATGGATAAAAAAAGAGTACTAATAACGGGAGCAGCAGGATTTCTGGGCTCCCACCTTTGTGACAGGTTCATGAAAGAAGGCTTTTATGTCATCGGAATGGACAACCTGATCACGGGTAACCTAAAGAACATAGAGCACTTATTTGCGGATAAGGATTTTGAATTTCATCATCATGATGTATCTAACTTCGTTCATGTTTCGGGCGACTTAGACTACATTCTGCATTTCGCATCTCCTGCCAGCCCTATTGACTATCTTAAAATACCTATCCAGACCTTAAAAGTAGGTTCTTTAGGTACGCATAATCTTTTAGGTTTGGCTAAAGCTAAAAAAGCAAGGATGCTTATTGCTTCTACCTCTGAAGTATATGGAGACCCTATGGTACACCCTCAAACAGAGGCTTACTACGGTAACGTAAACCCTATAGGACCAAGAGGCGTGTATGATGAAGCCAAAAGATTTCAGGAAGCCATGACTATGGCTTACCACACTTACCATGGTCTGGAAACCAGAATAGTGCGTATTTTCAACACCTACGGACCAAGAATGCGCTTGAATGATGGCCGTGTATTGCCAGCATTTATAGGCCAGGCTCTTAGAGGTGAAGATCTTACTGTTTTTGGTGATGGATCACAAACCAGATCTTTCTGCTATGTAGATGACCTTATTGATGGTATTTATCGCTTATTATTTTCTGATTATGCTTACCCTGTAAACATCGGTAACCCTGATGAAATTACTATTGGTGAGTTTGCAGAAGAGATTATTAAGCTTACTGGCACTGATCAAAAAGTGATCTATCAGCCACTGCCTAAAGATGATCCTATGCAGCGTAAGCCAGACATTACTAAAGCTCAGGAAATATTAGGCTGGGAGCCTAAGGTAGACAGAGCTGAAGGTCTGAAAATTACTTATGACTATTTCAAAACCCTTACTGAGGAAGAGCTTTTCACTAAAGAGCATAACACCTTTGACGGGTACATAAAAAAATAA
- a CDS encoding DUF2461 domain-containing protein — MALEKSLNFLAQLNQNNDRDWMQANKPAYQEAREEFINFVGEIILKVSSFDPSISDLEPKQCIFRINRDIRFSKDKRPYKNNFGMLLNEGGKKSGTAGYYLHIQPGNQSFIAGGLYSPDAERLAKVRQEIDYNPEELKDIILDDSFKKEFGSIQGDSLKRSPKGYDESHPNIELLKLKNYIVLKKISDSEVKKWTSADQVVERFQQVEPVIRYLNVAIS; from the coding sequence ATGGCATTAGAAAAATCATTAAATTTTCTAGCCCAACTCAATCAAAACAACGATCGCGACTGGATGCAGGCCAACAAGCCTGCATATCAGGAAGCGAGAGAAGAGTTTATTAATTTTGTTGGTGAAATTATTCTTAAAGTATCCTCTTTTGATCCTTCTATATCTGATCTGGAGCCCAAGCAATGCATCTTCAGGATAAACCGAGATATACGCTTCAGTAAAGACAAAAGGCCATATAAAAATAACTTCGGTATGCTGCTCAATGAGGGCGGCAAAAAAAGTGGCACTGCAGGCTACTACCTACATATACAGCCTGGTAATCAGTCTTTTATAGCTGGCGGTTTATATTCTCCTGATGCGGAAAGGTTAGCAAAGGTTCGTCAGGAAATAGACTATAATCCGGAAGAGTTAAAAGATATTATTTTAGATGATTCATTTAAAAAAGAATTTGGCTCTATACAAGGAGATAGCTTAAAGCGATCACCAAAAGGATATGATGAAAGTCATCCTAATATTGAGCTTCTAAAACTTAAAAACTACATTGTGCTTAAGAAGATAAGTGATAGTGAGGTGAAAAAGTGGACTTCAGCAGATCAGGTAGTAGAACGATTTCAGCAAGTTGAGCCTGTTATAAGATACCTTAACGTAGCCATAAGTTAA
- a CDS encoding AsmA-like C-terminal region-containing protein translates to MDIKRVVKKIIFYLVLTVVVVVTASILATYLYRDRLIDHFIREANKSLNTPVHVDKISVSSLKNFPSISLTFDGVYIEESFDKSSAPLLQAEKIDFTFNPIAVFRKNYTVEKVFIKKGFFHLKMDKNGNINYDIFKQPDTTATTQTVKVDLSKIVLEETTFKYQNQLRNVDLDFTTPSLTARLNAVGRVYDILAEGKVAVNHVSVNNTVWAENKQTQVEADLKYNDELKDLLIRPSVITVNSSDFAVEGTYQFLEKQLISLNVDGKDTDIQTLLSILPHTMVQDFDKYQSKGEVYFSMILDGEIGEKTSPKMTINFGLNDSELYHPDTRVKVTHAVLRGTFIATDLNNINNSVLDLKDINGVVEDHNFKANLYLKNFNTPYVKGNFEGKLDLESVFKFYKSESVQAGSGQLDAHLNFEGQVKDLQKKASSGRFKTTGDINLDALTLKLSHYPLKLDNVSGNLLFNNNDLALSDVSGKLGNSDFLLNGFFKNIIAYLLFENEPVGIESDLRSKFIDLDELLAANPGEESDSKYKFTISPKLVLKFDCDVDQLKFRRFNPTNIKGDLIVRNEVAQSNRIQFNAMGGSITLDGKVDASYDKLLRVNTSFALDNIDVDSIFYVFENFNQDFLQDKHLKGKIKADVQASMTFSDNLHLYPGSLVSNISTTIIGGQLNNFEPMQRLSKYLDEDKLDHLIFSELRNDIHIENKKIYLPQMEVSTNVTDIKISGIHTFDQNIDYRVIAPLRSKKKIDRDEAFGAIEEDDSGRTMLYLKIIGNTSDYLVLYDKESVKKKIVSDIKKEAKELKDAFKNKGKEETPEIELEEDDYFDWGDD, encoded by the coding sequence TTGGACATAAAAAGAGTAGTAAAGAAGATTATATTTTACCTGGTGCTTACCGTGGTGGTAGTGGTAACAGCCAGTATATTAGCTACTTACTTGTATAGAGATCGGTTGATAGACCACTTTATCAGGGAAGCCAATAAGAGTTTGAACACTCCGGTACATGTAGATAAAATAAGTGTTTCTTCGTTGAAAAACTTCCCCTCTATCTCTCTCACTTTTGATGGTGTTTATATTGAAGAAAGTTTTGACAAAAGTAGTGCGCCACTTTTGCAGGCCGAAAAAATTGATTTCACTTTTAATCCCATCGCTGTTTTTAGAAAAAATTATACCGTAGAAAAAGTTTTTATTAAAAAAGGCTTCTTCCATTTGAAGATGGATAAAAACGGAAATATAAATTATGACATCTTCAAACAGCCAGATACTACAGCTACTACTCAAACGGTTAAGGTAGATCTATCAAAAATTGTATTAGAGGAAACCACTTTTAAATATCAGAATCAGCTTAGAAATGTTGATTTAGATTTTACTACCCCATCTCTTACTGCCAGGCTAAATGCCGTAGGGCGCGTTTATGATATTCTCGCAGAAGGTAAAGTAGCCGTTAACCATGTGAGTGTGAATAATACTGTGTGGGCAGAAAATAAACAGACTCAAGTAGAAGCGGATTTAAAATATAATGATGAATTAAAAGATTTACTTATCAGGCCTTCTGTGATCACTGTTAATTCTTCTGACTTTGCTGTAGAAGGCACCTATCAGTTTTTAGAAAAGCAGCTAATTTCATTGAATGTAGATGGAAAAGATACTGATATACAGACCTTGCTTTCTATACTGCCCCACACCATGGTGCAGGACTTTGATAAGTACCAAAGCAAAGGGGAGGTATATTTTTCTATGATTCTTGATGGTGAGATAGGAGAGAAAACATCGCCTAAAATGACTATAAACTTTGGGCTTAATGACAGTGAGCTCTATCATCCTGATACGCGGGTGAAGGTTACTCATGCTGTGTTAAGAGGTACTTTTATAGCCACAGATCTCAACAATATTAATAATTCCGTTTTAGACTTAAAGGATATTAATGGAGTGGTGGAAGATCATAATTTTAAGGCTAACCTGTATCTCAAAAATTTCAATACTCCTTACGTAAAGGGAAATTTTGAAGGAAAGCTCGATCTGGAATCTGTTTTTAAGTTTTACAAATCGGAGAGTGTTCAAGCCGGTAGTGGTCAGTTAGATGCGCACCTTAATTTTGAAGGACAGGTCAAGGACTTGCAGAAGAAGGCCAGTTCAGGCAGGTTTAAAACCACAGGAGATATTAATTTAGATGCCCTCACTTTAAAATTATCACACTACCCTTTGAAGCTGGATAATGTTTCTGGAAATCTTCTTTTTAACAATAATGACCTTGCACTAAGTGATGTCTCAGGTAAGTTGGGTAATAGTGATTTTTTACTCAATGGTTTCTTTAAAAATATAATAGCCTATTTGCTTTTTGAAAATGAACCGGTAGGTATAGAATCAGACCTGCGCTCTAAGTTCATAGATCTGGATGAGCTGTTGGCCGCCAATCCTGGAGAGGAAAGTGATTCGAAATATAAATTTACCATCTCCCCTAAACTGGTGCTAAAGTTTGATTGTGATGTGGATCAATTAAAATTCAGAAGATTTAATCCTACAAATATTAAGGGAGATCTCATAGTAAGAAATGAGGTGGCCCAGTCTAACCGCATCCAATTTAATGCTATGGGTGGCAGCATTACCTTAGATGGCAAAGTAGATGCCTCTTATGATAAACTGCTCAGGGTCAACACCTCTTTTGCGCTTGATAATATTGATGTGGATAGTATTTTTTACGTTTTTGAAAATTTCAATCAAGATTTTTTGCAAGACAAACATCTTAAAGGCAAAATTAAGGCAGATGTGCAGGCCAGCATGACCTTTAGTGATAACCTGCACCTCTATCCGGGAAGCTTGGTAAGTAATATTAGCACCACAATTATTGGCGGGCAACTTAATAATTTTGAGCCTATGCAGCGCTTGTCTAAGTACCTTGATGAAGATAAGCTTGATCATCTTATTTTCTCAGAATTGAGGAATGATATTCATATAGAAAATAAAAAAATCTACCTGCCACAGATGGAAGTTTCTACCAATGTTACAGACATTAAGATCAGTGGTATACATACCTTCGATCAGAATATCGATTATCGTGTAATAGCGCCTCTCAGAAGCAAGAAAAAGATAGACAGGGATGAGGCCTTCGGAGCAATAGAAGAAGACGACAGCGGCCGTACAATGCTTTATCTTAAAATAATAGGGAATACTTCAGATTACCTGGTGCTTTATGATAAAGAAAGTGTGAAGAAGAAAATTGTAAGTGATATTAAAAAGGAAGCAAAAGAGCTGAAAGATGCTTTTAAAAATAAAGGGAAAGAAGAAACCCCAGAAATAGAACTTGAAGAAGATGACTATTTTGACTGGGGTGATGATTAA